Genomic DNA from bacterium:
CGCGGGGAAGGAAGTCATCATCTCGCGCGGACAGCTCATCGAGATCGGCGGTTCATACCGTCTGCCCGACTGTATCCGTCACAGCGGCGCGGTCATGGTCGAGGTCGGCACGACCAACAAGACCCATCTCTACGATTACGAGCGCGCGCTCACCGAAAACACGGGCATGATTCTCCATGTCAACCCGAGCAACTACAGGATCGTGGGATTTTCGGAACAGGTGCCGATCGGCGATCTGTTACGGCTCAAGAAAAAGCAGCCGGTGCTCGTTATGGACGACCTTGGCTGCGGAGCGCTGGTCAACATGGCGCAGTATGGCCTCCCGGACGAGCCGACTGTCCCGGAGAGCATAGCCGCGGGTGCAGATATCGTCTGCTTCAGCGGAGACAAGCTTATCGGCGGTCCCCAGGCGGGAATCATTGTGGGGAAAAAAGACCTCATCGCCGCGATAAAGAAGCACCCCCTGACCCGCATGCTCCGTGTCTGCAAGCTGACCGATCTCGCCCTCGAACAGACGCTCCGGCTGTTCCTCGAACCCGAAAGATTGCCCGAAGTCCATCCGACCTACCGCATGCTGACCGTTCCCCTCGAAACCCTCAGGAAACGTGCCCTGTCGCTCAAAAAGAAAATCGACGGAGTTCCGGGCGCTCTCCATGTCCGGGTTGTCGAAGGCGAAAGCGAGACCGGCGGCGGGTCCATGCCGGCAGTTCCGATAAAAACATGGGTACTGGCAGTGCGCGCGGGCAACCTTTCACCCGACCGGCTGAGCTTTCTGCTCAGGCAGCATGAACCGCCGGTCATCGCCAGAATACGAAACGACGAGGTGCTGCTCGACATGCGCACCATACTGGAAGGCGAGGAAAAAATCGTTCTCGGCGCGCTGGA
This window encodes:
- the selA gene encoding L-seryl-tRNA(Sec) selenium transferase, giving the protein MGKKVNKTTGHDDPRSRLVSVSALLEEPAIRAMIVEYSRPAVLDAIHGVLDRLRNRAAQDQELPGTGDIAEEIRAALAGSESERLRPVVNATGIILHTGLGRAVLPKRAANALAGLDRCCNMQIDLETGKRGKRNFMTERLLQRLTGAEAAMVVNNNAAATLLILAALCAGKEVIISRGQLIEIGGSYRLPDCIRHSGAVMVEVGTTNKTHLYDYERALTENTGMILHVNPSNYRIVGFSEQVPIGDLLRLKKKQPVLVMDDLGCGALVNMAQYGLPDEPTVPESIAAGADIVCFSGDKLIGGPQAGIIVGKKDLIAAIKKHPLTRMLRVCKLTDLALEQTLRLFLEPERLPEVHPTYRMLTVPLETLRKRALSLKKKIDGVPGALHVRVVEGESETGGGSMPAVPIKTWVLAVRAGNLSPDRLSFLLRQHEPPVIARIRNDEVLLDMRTILEGEEKIVLGALEDINHSKPLK